TCCAAGATGGAAAACAAGATCAAGCAAACCAAACTGAGCAAATTAATAACTTTATCGCACAAGGTAAAGACATAATCATTGCAAACCTTGTCGATCCAACAGCCGCGGGTGCAGTTATCAATGCAACCAAAGCGAAAGAAATTCCTGTTGTATTCATCAACCGTGAACCAGAACCAAGCGAACTTGAAATTTGGCCAGGAAAAACTACGTATGTTGGTGCTGATGCAACACAATCAGGAACACTTCAAGGAACGATTATTTCTGAACTCGCAAATAAAGGTGATATCAACGGAGATGGTCAAGTATCCTATATTACACTCATGGGAGACCCAGCAAACGTCGATGCACAGCAACGTACTGAATTCTCAATCAAAGGTCTTGAAGCAGCAGGTATGAAAACAAATCCACTCTCAAGTCCATATCAAGCGAACTGGGAAGCTTCAAAAGGTCAAGAGTTTACAGCCAACGCACTCGAACAATTTGGGGATAAACTTGAAGTCATATTTTCAAATAATGATGGAATGGCAACAGGTGCTGTTACCGCAATCAAAGCAGCTGGACGTAAAATCAATGAAGATATCTTCGTCGTTGGAGTTGATGCGATTCCAGATGCAATTGAATTATTAAAGAATGGTGAACTGACGGGAACGGTTCTTAATGACCACTTCAATCAATCACACACTGCAGTGGATGTTGCAGTTAAACTGTTGAATGGTGAAGATGTCGCGTCTTACTACTGGCATGACTATGTAGCTGTACGTAAACCTGAAGATGCTGAACTTAAGAAAGCAGATGCACGTACGGAAACAGTTGAAGAAATTGTAAAACGTTATGCAGAGCGCGCAGCACAATAATAAAAACTGAATGAGTCTCACAAGTGTGCTTAACGGCACACTTGAATTTTAAGTGGATAAGGATGGTGTTACTATGACAGAATATATCTTAACGATGAAGGGTATTGAGAAGTCATTTCCAGGTGTAAAGGCACTTGATAATGTGCAACTAAGTTTAAGACCGGGAACAGTTCATGCTCTCATGGGTGAGAATGGAGCGGGGAAATCGACGTTGATGAAATGCCTGTATGGTATTTATCATCGCGACGCTGGTGAAGTCATGTTTAATGGTAACCTTGTGGAATTTAAAGATGTGAAGGAAGCGATTGATTCGGGAATATCGATGATTCATCAAGAACTTCAGCCCATTAA
The window above is part of the Erysipelothrix sp. HDW6C genome. Proteins encoded here:
- a CDS encoding galactose ABC transporter substrate-binding protein, whose amino-acid sequence is MKRMSKLILVSLLALSLVACSNKSEGGGSGDGKTYNVGVAIYKFDDNFMTLYRQELESYFGELGKADGNTYKIDIQDGKQDQANQTEQINNFIAQGKDIIIANLVDPTAAGAVINATKAKEIPVVFINREPEPSELEIWPGKTTYVGADATQSGTLQGTIISELANKGDINGDGQVSYITLMGDPANVDAQQRTEFSIKGLEAAGMKTNPLSSPYQANWEASKGQEFTANALEQFGDKLEVIFSNNDGMATGAVTAIKAAGRKINEDIFVVGVDAIPDAIELLKNGELTGTVLNDHFNQSHTAVDVAVKLLNGEDVASYYWHDYVAVRKPEDAELKKADARTETVEEIVKRYAERAAQ